The sequence below is a genomic window from Dethiosulfovibrio faecalis.
TCTGTCTTTTCCAGGGAACGAGAAGAGGCATAGGCCCGAAAAAAGCGTCCTCCGCCAGATGGAGAAGACAGCCTACCAACCACCAGAAGAGAAAAAAAGCCGCCGTAACGGTTATCGACTTGGGGCCTACCGGAACGTAAAGACCGCCTCCGATGCTCTCGATCAACCCGGGGAAGGGATTGGCCTCCAGGTATTTTCTGGTAAACCACGCCAGTGCCAGATAGGGAGGAAACCAGTGACTCCATTTACGATGGTACTTCATCCATCCTCTGCCGCAAACGATCCTCTCGATCGAATCGGGAAAAATAGCTCCGGCCGATGCCACCGACGCAGGGAGAAACCTTCCGGTTACGCCGTAGACAAGGGCGAAGGACATTATGGCGTGGCTGGCTCCCAGCATTGGAGACACCTCCTCCTAAGTTAATGTATCGAAAAAGTATACCATGAGCGACGTTCCATGTCGCCTTGACTAATATCCCAGGCCCGACTATAGTTGCTTAAGCAACCTTTGTCCTCCTACAGGGAAGGGGATAGTTAGATGGGGAAAATACCTAAGGGGAAAAAGGCGGAGATGATGGGGACCTATCCGGTCGGAGCGGTGCTCTGGAAGCTGTCTCTTCCCACCATAACGGGGATGGTCGTCCAGGCCTCGTACAACATGGTGGACGCGGCCTTCATAGGAAAAGGAGTCGGAACCCTGGCCCTCGGAGGTACCACCATATGTCTTCCCTTTCAGATGTTGATGGGAGCCCTGGGAGGGGCTATCGGCATGGGAGGGGCCTCTCTTGTCTCCAGGGCACTGGGTAGGGGCGACAGGGAACTGGCCTCCCGAGCTCTCGGAAACGTGGTGGCCTTGGCCCTCATACTCGGCATAGCAGCGACCCTGCTGGGCAAGGCGTCCGCCGAGGGTATGGTGACCCTGTTCGGAGCCAGCGAGGAGATAAAGCCCTACGCTCTGAAATACCTTGGGATAATTCTTCTGAGCTGTCCATTGACGCTGCTCGCTATGTCGTCCAACGCGGTGGTCCGGTCCGAGGGGAACGCCAACATAGCCATGTTATCCATGGTCATATCCGGTCTGACCAACGTTTTTCTGGACTGGCTGTTCATCTTCCATTTCCATATGGGGGTAGCGGGAGCCGCATGGGGAACTCTGCTTTCCAAACTCCTGGTGGTGATCTGGCTGACCTCCCACTTCACCGTATCCTCCCACAGGGTGATAAAGCTATCTCCAAGAGGATTGAGACTGGACAGAACCATAGTTTCCGAGATTTCCTCCATAGGAGTCTCGGCTTTCGTCAGAATGGCTGGAACCAGCCTGGTCATGGCGTCGGTCAACAACGCCATGGGAATATACGGCGGCCCCTACTACGTCGCGGCCTACGGTGTGACCAACAGGGTCATGTCCATAGTCTACATGGCGGTCAACGGGGTCGCCCTGGGAATGCAGCCTCTGGCGGGATACAACTACGGTGCGGGACTGTTCGATCGGGTTCGATCCTCCATAAAGCTGTCCATCATATGGGGAACCGGCGGATGCGTGTTCTTCTTTCTGCTGCTCTTCTTCCTGCCGGAGAGGGTGTTCTCCCTTTTCACCGACGACCCCGATCTAATAGCCGCCGGGGTGGCCTCTTTGCCTACCATAGTGGCCGGAACGAGCCTCGTGGCTATACACAGGATAGGGGCCACCGCATTTCAGGCCCTGGGCAAGGGTAAACCGGCCTTCTGGCTTTCCATGACAAGACACGTACTGGTTTTTCTGCCCCTTCTGGCGACCCTCCCCCGGTTCATGGGACTGACCGGAGTGCTTCTGTCCTTCCCCCTGGCCGACACGATAGCGGCTGGAATAACCCTGCTCCCCCTGAGCAGGGAGATGGGACAGCTTAAAAAGGAGGCTCTGTCTACCTCATGAAAAACCCTATGGGACGGTGGATCTCCATAATCCACAGGCTCTCCCACTCCTACATGGCGACGGCCATGTCTCCGGAGAAAATAGGCTGCGGCGAGTTCGGAGCGCTGTTCTGCCTGAACTCAATGGACCGAGAGCCCCCCTCTCAGGAGGAGCTGCGGGAGAAGCTGGAGATGGACAAGGGAGCACTGGCCAGGACGCTGGCCGGAATGGAGGACAAGGGACTGATAACCAGAGAGAGGGATCGATCGGACCGAAGGATACTCCGTCTGGGGCTGACCTCCAGGGGGAAGGTCCTAGTTGAAAAGAAGATCTCCGCCATGGATCGGTGGAACGAAACCATATCGGAGGGAATAGACGAAGGGGATCTGGAGACGACGGCGAGAACCATGGAGAGGATGGCCAAGAACGCCGTGGCCTTCAGGGAAAGAGGATGGAAGAAAAAGACGGAAGGGGAGATTTCCGAATGAAATACCGCAAGATGCCCAAGACCGGCGATGAACTGTCCGCACTGGGATTCGGCTGTATGAGGCTTCCGATGGGAGAAGACGGGAAGGTGGACACCGACGAGGCGGTCAGGGTGATCCGTCGGGGAATCGACGGCGGGATAAATTACGTGGACACAGCCTGGCCCTATCACGACGGCGACGGAGAGCTGTATCTGGCCAAAGCGCTGAAAGACGGCTACAGGGAAAAGGTATTCCTGGCCACCAAGCTCCCGGTCTGGCTGGCGGAGAAGCCTGAGGACATGGACGACTTCCTGGACCGCCAGCTGGAGAGGCTGGAAACGGACCATATAGACTATTATCTGGTCCACGCCCTGAACGAGGCTCGGTGGAGACACGCCGAGTCGCTTAAGGTGGGGGAATTTCTGGACCGAGCCAAAAGAGCGGGCAAGATCAAGAACGCCGGTTTCTCCTTCCACGACGGCCTGGACCTGTTCGAAACCATACTGAACTCCTACGACTGGGACTTCTGCCAGATACAGTATAACTTCATAGACCGCAACTATCAGGCGGGAGAAAAGGGACTCAAGGCCGCCGCGAAAAAGGGACTCGGGGTGATAGTTATGGAACCCCTCAGAGGAGGGGCCCTGGTCAGGACGGTTCCGGAAGACGTGGCCAGGATATGGCGGGAGAACTCCCCCGGCAGATCTCCCGCCCAGTGGGGACTTCGATGGCTGTGGGATCAGCCGGAGGTATCGGTGGTGCTAAGCGGGATGAGCTCCATGGAGCAGGTCGAGGACAACCTCGAGGCCGCCGAACAGGGCTACCCTGAAAACCTTACCGAGACGGAGAGAACCGCGGTGGACAAAGCGGCTCGGATATACATGGACCGTATGGCCGTGAACTGCACCGGATGCCGTTACTGCATGCCCTGCCCCGCCGGGGTGAAGATTCCCGAGTGTTTCGCCCAGTACAACAAGGTCACCATGCTGGACGACCTGGCAGGAGCCAAACAGTTCTACGGTGTGTTCACCAAGGACGGAGGCAAGGCATCCCAGTGCGTGGAGTGCGGAAAGTGCGAGACCGCCTGCCCTCAGAACATCCCGATAAAGAAGTCCCTCAAGGAAGTGGCAGTTCTGTTAGAGACCTAAAGATAACACAGTGGAGATAGAGACATATCATCGCCCTCTATCCCCACTGTAAAAAGAACTATTTCATCATAGTTTTTTCGACCATCTCGTCGGCCATTGTCAACGATGCCATGCGAGCTCCAGCATCAAGCTTCGCCCGGATATCAGGTTCTCCGTTCTGGTGTTTCTCGACGGCCTCTTTGCATATGGGCTCGACCTCTTCGGGCTTCAGAACCACAAAACCGTTTTCGTCCGCTATAACGATGTCTCCAGGTATAACTGAGACACCTCCGCAACTTATGGGCGTATTGATCTCACCGTCGGTACCACAAAGACGGGTTGTGACGGCCGATAACCTTCTGTAAAACACCAAAAGCCCCATATTCCTTATTTCGTCGATATCGGTCACAGCTCCGTCTACTATTACCGCCTCGACCTTCCTCACATTGAGCGCGTAAGATACCAGACCACCTAATGCCGCATACTGCTGATCCCCGGCACGATCGACCATCAGGATATCCCCGGGACCGACCATCTCCGTAACCTTATGCAAAACGGTGGAATCCAGAGAGGGGATCTTCACCGTGACTGCCCGGCCTATCACCCGTTTGCCCGGGATAGTAGTAAAAAACGGGACCGTAGAAAAACCGAAATTATGAAAGTGCCCTATGGTAGCCGGTTCAGCATCCGAACAGGCTGTCAGAGTTTCATTGGAAAGAGTGACTACATTATCATTGATGATCATTGCGCTATTCCCCCGTCGTACGATTTGTATTTATCTCGAGGCGG
It includes:
- a CDS encoding metal-dependent hydrolase, with the translated sequence MLGASHAIMSFALVYGVTGRFLPASVASAGAIFPDSIERIVCGRGWMKYHRKWSHWFPPYLALAWFTRKYLEANPFPGLIESIGGGLYVPVGPKSITVTAAFFLFWWLVGCLLHLAEDAFFGPMPLLVPWKRQRLFLQVFKTGGLAERVMARGTLAAAVVLRYVDAAAGIVG
- a CDS encoding RraA family protein, whose protein sequence is MIINDNVVTLSNETLTACSDAEPATIGHFHNFGFSTVPFFTTIPGKRVIGRAVTVKIPSLDSTVLHKVTEMVGPGDILMVDRAGDQQYAALGGLVSYALNVRKVEAVIVDGAVTDIDEIRNMGLLVFYRRLSAVTTRLCGTDGEINTPISCGGVSVIPGDIVIADENGFVVLKPEEVEPICKEAVEKHQNGEPDIRAKLDAGARMASLTMADEMVEKTMMK
- a CDS encoding aldo/keto reductase, which translates into the protein MKYRKMPKTGDELSALGFGCMRLPMGEDGKVDTDEAVRVIRRGIDGGINYVDTAWPYHDGDGELYLAKALKDGYREKVFLATKLPVWLAEKPEDMDDFLDRQLERLETDHIDYYLVHALNEARWRHAESLKVGEFLDRAKRAGKIKNAGFSFHDGLDLFETILNSYDWDFCQIQYNFIDRNYQAGEKGLKAAAKKGLGVIVMEPLRGGALVRTVPEDVARIWRENSPGRSPAQWGLRWLWDQPEVSVVLSGMSSMEQVEDNLEAAEQGYPENLTETERTAVDKAARIYMDRMAVNCTGCRYCMPCPAGVKIPECFAQYNKVTMLDDLAGAKQFYGVFTKDGGKASQCVECGKCETACPQNIPIKKSLKEVAVLLET
- a CDS encoding MarR family winged helix-turn-helix transcriptional regulator; the encoded protein is MKNPMGRWISIIHRLSHSYMATAMSPEKIGCGEFGALFCLNSMDREPPSQEELREKLEMDKGALARTLAGMEDKGLITRERDRSDRRILRLGLTSRGKVLVEKKISAMDRWNETISEGIDEGDLETTARTMERMAKNAVAFRERGWKKKTEGEISE
- a CDS encoding MATE family efflux transporter — translated: MGKIPKGKKAEMMGTYPVGAVLWKLSLPTITGMVVQASYNMVDAAFIGKGVGTLALGGTTICLPFQMLMGALGGAIGMGGASLVSRALGRGDRELASRALGNVVALALILGIAATLLGKASAEGMVTLFGASEEIKPYALKYLGIILLSCPLTLLAMSSNAVVRSEGNANIAMLSMVISGLTNVFLDWLFIFHFHMGVAGAAWGTLLSKLLVVIWLTSHFTVSSHRVIKLSPRGLRLDRTIVSEISSIGVSAFVRMAGTSLVMASVNNAMGIYGGPYYVAAYGVTNRVMSIVYMAVNGVALGMQPLAGYNYGAGLFDRVRSSIKLSIIWGTGGCVFFFLLLFFLPERVFSLFTDDPDLIAAGVASLPTIVAGTSLVAIHRIGATAFQALGKGKPAFWLSMTRHVLVFLPLLATLPRFMGLTGVLLSFPLADTIAAGITLLPLSREMGQLKKEALSTS